The nucleotide window GGCTTGCGTATTTTATTTCTGGGTTTATTCCTAGTTTTTCTAGTGATTCTGTGAACTCGGTTGCGTAGTGTTCTGCATATGAGTCATGACAGCCTTCGGGATCTGGAACTGTGTTGAGGGGTTTCCCTACGTGTTCTTGGTAACTTGAATCTAGGTAGGGATAGACCTTTCTTAGGGGGTCGTAGTCATCGAATATGAATAATAATTTGGGTTTTGCACCAACCTCCTCTAATGCTCGATACATAAGGTCTGCAGTCAATATTTCTCGGAAATTACCGTAATGTATCGGGCCTGAAGGCGATATTCCTGACGCTACTACTTGTTTCTCTCCTTTCCATTGTAATGCTTCTTTTGCTTTTGAAATAGACCAATGCAATTTTCCAACTCCAATTAAAACAATGTCTTTAGGGTTTTTAGGAATAAAAACAACTAAACTTAAATTGAGGTATCCAGCCTGCTTTCTTAGACAAAACAGATTCCTAATTAGTTATTTTTATTTTTGTTTAATCTATTAGGGCTGGCTATACAAAAAAGAATGTTCAGGTTTATTCCCTAGATTTAGGTTGATGTTGTCACTGCTCCACTTCTTTCTCAATCCAGTTTTTATATTGTTCAGTGGTTTGTCTTACATTAAAGAAAAGTATTGCTGGGTTTTCATAGCTATGTAATTCCATTACCCTGTTTTTTGTTTCTTCAACCGCTTTAGATGTTGTCTTAACTATCAATACAACTTCATCATCATTGTTAACCTCGCCTTCCCACCAATAAAACGACTCAACCTCACCAATAATGTTAGCGCAAGCAACCAATCTTTCACGAACCAACGTCTCAGCAATCTCTCCAGCCTCTTCTCTCGTACCAGCCACTATATACCCAACTTCAACCATTACTATAACCACCAAATAAACTATACTACCTCAAACACCTTAGATTTGACTCAATATAACATCCCCCACTCTCAAAACCGTTTCCCGCCTTAAATTCCAATAACCAATCCAAAACCTTTTTTACTCAATTAGTTTTTTTATGTGATTAGATCTGTCTGAAGGTTTGGTTTGGTTTGGTGTGTTGTGTTGTGGTTGTTTTTTATATCATGAGTAGGTAGGCTATTGGGGCGAGGTAGATTATTATGAATATTATGCTTATTATTCCGACTATCCATTTGGTTGCTGTTTCTGTGTTTTTGATTATGTTTTGTTTTTCTAGTAGTGATTCTATGATTTCCCAGAATACTCTTCCTCCGTCTAGTGGGAAGATTGGCATCATGTTTAGTATTCCTAGCCATAAGTTGAGTAGGCCCATCCAGAATGCGCCTTGTGCTATTGTTAGGGTTATGTCTGGGTTGATTGATGATTCGTAGAATGGTGTGTCAAGTGTTGGCATTGTCATTCCCATTTGTGGGGTTATGTAGGCTATTGGGTTTGAGAATATTGTGTATAGGCCGGTTACGTCTATTAATTGGATTCCCATATATGGTTCTCCGTTGGCGTTTCCTAGTTGTAGTTGGAAGTCGCCGTGTTCTGCTGTGTTGATTGTTATTGTGTCGTCGGGGTTGTATTGGTTTATTATTTCTTGGAATTCTTGGTGGCTTTCTATTGTTTGGTTGTTTATTCCTGTTATTATCATGTCTTCTTGTAGTCCGGCTATTTCTGCTGGTGAGTTTTCTTGTACTTCTACTAGGCCTATTCCGGGGGATACTGGTGTGAATGTTGTTGTTATTATTAGGAATACGATTATTATTGAGATTGCGGCGAGGTATATGTTGGATGCGGGGCCGCTTGAGAACATCTTTAGTTTTTGGAGTCTACTGCTCTGTTTTATGTCTTCGATATTGGGTTCGACGAAGGCTAGTGGTAGTATTGCTAGTAATCCGAATCCTACTGATTCGACTCCTATGTCTTCGACTCTTGCGTATATTGCGTGGGAGAATTCGTGTATTACTACGGCTACGATTAGGGCGATTAATCCGAATATTATTGGTAGGGCTAGGCCTGGTAGTAGGATTGCGTCTGTTATTGCGACGTCTCCTATTAGGTCTGGCCCGAAAAATATTATGAATAGTTGGAATGCGAGGAATATTGTTACTATTAGGATTGCTGCTAGTGAGAGTATTATGTTTAGGGTTCCTATTTTTTTGAGTGGTTTTCGCCATCTCCTCGCTATCTGGTCCATTAATTGTTTTCCTTTCTCGGTTCTCCAAGCAAGGAAGAACATGCTGTCAAGGGAGAATCCAAATCTCTCTATATATCCTTTCTTGTTTAGGAGGTGTAGGATTATCCAGAATCCGAAGAATGCTGCTATGATTAGGTATATTTCCATTTATTCTTTCCCCAGACTTATCCATCTATAGGTGTTCCTACTTCTCCTGTTATCTCTTTGAATCTATCCATTAGTTCTGTTGTTATGGTTCCTGGCTCTCCATCCCCTATCTCTCGGCCATCTACTTTTACTATTGGAGCTATTTCTGCTGCTGTACCTGTTACGAATATTTCGTCTGCTGTATATATGTCGAATAAACCTAAATCGGTTTCATGAACTTCGTATCCTTTTTTTCTTGCGATTTCTATTGCTTTTTTTCTTGTTATTCCCTTTAAATTGTTTAGTGATGGTGGTGTGTATATCTCGTTTTCTTGAATTATGAATAGGTTGTCTCCTGAGCCTTCTGATATCTTTCCTTGTTGGTTTAGGAATATTGCTTCGTCTCCTCCTTTGACGTTTGCTTCGATTTTAGCAAGTATGTTGTTGAGGTAGTTTAGTGATTTTATGTTTGGTGGTAATGCGTCTATTGAGTTTCTTCTAACGCTTACCGTCACTGCTTCTAGGCCTTGGTTATATAGGTCTCCGTACATCGCTTCCCATTCTTGGACAATTATTATTACCGATGGTTTTGGACATTTCTCGGGGTCAAGTCCTAATGACCCTACTCCTCTTGTGATTAATGGACGGATATAGGCGTCTTTTAGTTCGTTCTTTCTAAGTGTTTCTAGAACTGCTTCTGTCATTTCTGTTTTAGTTATCGGTATATCTAGTTTTATGGCTTTAGCGGAGCGATACAACCGGTCGATATGTTCTTCTAGTTTGAATACTTTTCCGTTGTAGGCTCTTATTCCTTCAAAAACTCCGTCACCATAAAGTAAGCCGTGGTCGAAAACGCTTACAGATGCTTCCTCTTCATGGACGTAATCGCCATCTATGTAGACGTATGTCATCTTTTCCCCGCCTGTTTTTAATTTTATGTTAATATATAGGTTGTCAGTTCTACTGTAATCAAAATTTATTTAGGTTGTTGGTTCTCCGGTGGATGTAAATATTTTTTGTAGGTTCCACTTGTTTTTTGTTATTGTCTGGTTGGTTTTTGGGTTATCTCGTTTTCTTTGTTTAGGTGTTTAGGGTTTTTTCACCAAAATTTATGTGGTTAGCTCACATTTTATTTGCAGGTCATATTATGAAGATTCCTAAAACTATGGTTACTCAACATCCTGACAGCGCCACTAAATATACTCC belongs to Methanonatronarchaeum sp. AMET-Sl and includes:
- the cutA gene encoding divalent-cation tolerance protein CutA, which codes for MVEVGYIVAGTREEAGEIAETLVRERLVACANIIGEVESFYWWEGEVNNDDEVVLIVKTTSKAVEETKNRVMELHSYENPAILFFNVRQTTEQYKNWIEKEVEQ
- a CDS encoding site-2 protease family protein; protein product: MEIYLIIAAFFGFWIILHLLNKKGYIERFGFSLDSMFFLAWRTEKGKQLMDQIARRWRKPLKKIGTLNIILSLAAILIVTIFLAFQLFIIFFGPDLIGDVAITDAILLPGLALPIIFGLIALIVAVVIHEFSHAIYARVEDIGVESVGFGLLAILPLAFVEPNIEDIKQSSRLQKLKMFSSGPASNIYLAAISIIIVFLIITTTFTPVSPGIGLVEVQENSPAEIAGLQEDMIITGINNQTIESHQEFQEIINQYNPDDTITINTAEHGDFQLQLGNANGEPYMGIQLIDVTGLYTIFSNPIAYITPQMGMTMPTLDTPFYESSINPDITLTIAQGAFWMGLLNLWLGILNMMPIFPLDGGRVFWEIIESLLEKQNIIKNTETATKWIVGIISIIFIIIYLAPIAYLLMI
- the ilvE gene encoding branched-chain-amino-acid transaminase; protein product: MTYVYIDGDYVHEEEASVSVFDHGLLYGDGVFEGIRAYNGKVFKLEEHIDRLYRSAKAIKLDIPITKTEMTEAVLETLRKNELKDAYIRPLITRGVGSLGLDPEKCPKPSVIIIVQEWEAMYGDLYNQGLEAVTVSVRRNSIDALPPNIKSLNYLNNILAKIEANVKGGDEAIFLNQQGKISEGSGDNLFIIQENEIYTPPSLNNLKGITRKKAIEIARKKGYEVHETDLGLFDIYTADEIFVTGTAAEIAPIVKVDGREIGDGEPGTITTELMDRFKEITGEVGTPIDG